CCCACCAAGCGTGCGAGCGGCGCACCCGGACCCACCACACCGCCCTCGGCGAGCAGCAGCTCCACCAGCACGCCGGCGCGCGGCGCCCGCACCCGCAGGACGCCGTGGCGCGCGAGGTGCGCCTGGTCCGCACGGTCCACGTGCGCCGCGCGCAGCTTGGCGAGCGCCACGTCGCGGCGCGTCCCGAGCTCGGCCAGTGTGCCGTCCACACCCTCCAGCTGCTCGCGCGGCGCGAGGCCCTCGTTCACCAGCTGCACCACGCGCTCGCGGCGCGTGCCCAGCACGTCGCGCTCGTGGCCCAGACCCGCCACCTCCGCCGCGGCCACCGCCAATTCGGGCACCTCCACCTCGGCCAGCACGCTGCCCTCCTCGACGGGTTGGCCCACGCTGACCAACAGGCGACGCACGCGCCCCTCGAAGGATAGCCCCACCTCCACCACGCCACCGCGCGTCACCACACGCCCGAGGGTCTCTTCCCCATCGAGGTCGGCGTCGGCGGTCGCTTCGTCGTCGCGCGCGTCCGTGGCCGCTGTGGTGCCGGGCGCCCCGCTCGGCTCTCGGCGCGCGCCCTCGACAGCCGGCGGCGCGGCAGACTCGGCGGTGGAGCCCGCCCCCTCGTCTCGGGGCTCCCCGCCGCACGCTCCGAGCGCCAGGAGCAGCAGCAGGGGAGCGCGGAGACCTTCGTGGAAGAGACGGCTCATGGCCGCGCCTCCGCGCTCACGGTGGCATCCAGCAGCAGGCGCAGGCGCAGCTGGGCGCGCGCGGCGTCCCCCCGCCAGCTCCCCGTGGTCCATCGCGGCCAACGCCAGTTCCAGCGAGGCCCGCAGCAGCTCGGCGCGCGTGTGGGCTCCCAACCTCGAACCTGCGCGCTCGATGGCGCTCACGCGCGCACGGTAGGCGACGAGCACCTCGGCGCCGTGCCGTTCGCGCGTGGCGCGCGTCACCTCCACCGCATCGATAGCGGCGTGGAAGATGGCGTGCGACTCGTGGCTGGCACGGACGATCTCCGCCTCGGCGCGGGCCACCGCCTCGGCCGCCGCCGCGCGCGCGGGTCCGCCTCGGTCCACCACGCCAAGGGTGAACTGCGCCACGCCGGCCAACACGATGCCGCGCGGCGAGTCGCGCT
The Sandaracinaceae bacterium genome window above contains:
- a CDS encoding efflux RND transporter periplasmic adaptor subunit; translation: MRVAEARQREAERDARGTGALGVYVERDSPRGIVLAGVAQFTLGVVDRGGPARAAAAEAVARAEAEIVRASHESHAIFHAAIDAVEVTRATRERHGAEVLVAYRARVSAIERAGSRLGAHTRAELLRASLELALAAMDHGELAGGRRARPAAPAPAAGCHRERGGAAMSRLFHEGLRAPLLLLLALGACGGEPRDEGAGSTAESAAPPAVEGARREPSGAPGTTAATDARDDEATADADLDGEETLGRVVTRGGVVEVGLSFEGRVRRLLVSVGQPVEEGSVLAEVEVPELAVAAAEVAGLGHERDVLGTRRERVVQLVNEGLAPREQLEGVDGTLAELGTRRDVALAKLRAAHVDRADQAHLARHGVLRVRAPRAGVLVELLLAEGGVVGPGAPLARLVGPSEAVVQVTTARRPPTGPVTVVTDDGTLSSSALHEPVLDPETGLFHTFYPLTEALPHGTRVTVRFQPRHP